The genomic window AATCAATCCATAACGATATTTTTTGTTTTTTATAATCTTTAATGTAAAAAAGGAACTAAAGTATTAAAACAATAATTTTAGTTCCTCTTAAGTATATCAGTATTAAAAAAGTAGGGTATAAATGGTTTGATAAACCTTTAATCAATAATATTATTAAGAAATTCTTCTATTTCTTTTTTTGAAGTTTCTCCACCAAAACGTTTTCCTTCAAGCCATGTAGTTGTAGGAGCAGTATATTCATGTAAATGACTTGCGCTTGAACCAATCCCACTACTATGTGAAGTACAGAAAGGGATAATTGTTTTTTTGGAAAAATCATATTTTTCTAAAAAAGTAATAATAATTTTAGGTGCCTGACTATGCCATATTGGATAACCAAGAATTATTCTGTCATATTCTTCCATATTTTTTATTTCACCAGATATTTGAGGACGAACTGAAGGGTCACTTTGTTCCTGATCAGCACGGCCATTTGTGTAATATGCGAGATCCTCTTTGGTGTAAGGCTCAGCAGCAATAATTTCATAAATATCGGCATTGAGAATGTCTGCTGCATATTCAGCCAATCTTTTGGTTGTTCCAGTTTGAGAAAAATAAACAACTAAAGTTTTTTCATTTGTATCCATATCTTGAGTTTTATTCACCTCACTTTGTTTTTTATTTTGGTCGATATTGTTTGTGGGATTTTGACAGCCAGTAAAGATTCCAAGAAAAGAAATGAAAAGAATTATTTTTAAAAATCTAGATTTTTTCATTTTTATAACCTCCTAAGATATTCAAAAGATAAGCCATATTTTGACCAATGTTTTTCATATTTGCTAATCCTTCTTCATCATTTTGAACATCACCTGGCATTTGACCATATACCATATTCCAATAAGTAGATCCAACAACAAACATTTCATGATTTAAAAAGAAATGATTCATTGCATCAACTGTATTGACTGCTCCACTACGACGAGCTGCACAAATAGCTGCACCAACTTTATATTTGAAATCATTTGTATCACGATTCATATCAGTTACGACTGCAGCACGTTCTAAAAAGGCTTGCATATTGGCAGAAATATTAGCTGAATATACTGGTGAAGCGAGTATAATGCCATCAGCAGTTTTAAGTTTTTCAAAAATTTCATGGAATTGATCTTTTTTATTTATACAGTTGCCTCGATGACTACATGCCCAGCATGCAATACAAGGATTAATAATAGTATTTGCAAGCTGTATCATTTCAGTTTCAATTCCTTCTTTATTAAGTTCTTCAAATATTGTGTTGATAGCAATGGCTGTATTTCCATCTTTTCTAGCACTGCTATTCATTGCGATGACTTTCATTTGTTTACCTCCAATTATTAATACCAATCATGTTTTTCGTTCTTATCTAAAGCGTTTATTTGTTCCATTTCCTGATTGGATAATGTAAAATGATAAATTTGAGTATTTTCTTTGATATGCTCAGGGTTGCTGGAACCAGGAATGACAACAACTCCTTTTTGGAGATTCCAGCGAAGAATAACTTGAGCACTTGTGACACCATGTTTTTGAGCAATTGCTGAAATTGTTTCATTTGTTAATAATTCTTTTGTATGACCTCTTCCACCAAAAGGATACCAGCCTTCAACGACAATGCCTTTTTCTTGAATATATGGGATAACATCATTTTCTTGGTAGAAAGGATGAATTTCATTTTGGACAACTGCTGGTGTTATTGACATTTGTGGTAGAAACTTCTCTAGTTCTTCAACATACCAATTAGATAAACCGATTGAGCGAATCTTACCTTGCTTCACATATTTTTCCATTGCTTTATATGCCTTGACGTCATTATCACCAGGATGATGTAATAACATTAAATCGATATAATCAACATTTAATTTTTCTAAAGCTAAGTCAATGGCTTCTTCAGGTTCATCAAACTGACTAGGATATATTTTTGTTGTAATAAAGATATCCTCTCGAGGAACATTGGAAGCTTTGATTGCTCTACCAATAGCTTCTTCATTGTGATACATATATGCTGTATCAATTAATCGTACTCCTGAATTTAAAGCACTCGTAATAGCGTCAAAACATACGTCATTATTGAGACTATATGTGCCAATCCCATTAAGAGGCATTTTATAGCCACTACTTAAAATGACTGTTTTTGATTGAAAATCAAAGGTGCTTATTTTTTCATGATTTGTTTGCTTGTTGCTTGTTTCCATTTCTTTTTCTTTGCTAGAATGAGCTTGACAAGCTACCATCAAGCATAATGATAAAATGAATGAAATGGATAAAAATAATTTTTTCATAACTTTGAACTCCTTTCAGGATTAATGACTATTCAATCATATCTTCTCCCATCTTCTTAAAGTATGAATCTTTGTTT from Candidatus Stoquefichus sp. SB1 includes these protein-coding regions:
- a CDS encoding flavodoxin gives rise to the protein MKKSRFLKIILFISFLGIFTGCQNPTNNIDQNKKQSEVNKTQDMDTNEKTLVVYFSQTGTTKRLAEYAADILNADIYEIIAAEPYTKEDLAYYTNGRADQEQSDPSVRPQISGEIKNMEEYDRIILGYPIWHSQAPKIIITFLEKYDFSKKTIIPFCTSHSSGIGSSASHLHEYTAPTTTWLEGKRFGGETSKKEIEEFLNNIID
- a CDS encoding flavodoxin family protein; protein product: MKVIAMNSSARKDGNTAIAINTIFEELNKEGIETEMIQLANTIINPCIACWACSHRGNCINKKDQFHEIFEKLKTADGIILASPVYSANISANMQAFLERAAVVTDMNRDTNDFKYKVGAAICAARRSGAVNTVDAMNHFFLNHEMFVVGSTYWNMVYGQMPGDVQNDEEGLANMKNIGQNMAYLLNILGGYKNEKI
- a CDS encoding aldo/keto reductase — protein: MKKLFLSISFILSLCLMVACQAHSSKEKEMETSNKQTNHEKISTFDFQSKTVILSSGYKMPLNGIGTYSLNNDVCFDAITSALNSGVRLIDTAYMYHNEEAIGRAIKASNVPREDIFITTKIYPSQFDEPEEAIDLALEKLNVDYIDLMLLHHPGDNDVKAYKAMEKYVKQGKIRSIGLSNWYVEELEKFLPQMSITPAVVQNEIHPFYQENDVIPYIQEKGIVVEGWYPFGGRGHTKELLTNETISAIAQKHGVTSAQVILRWNLQKGVVVIPGSSNPEHIKENTQIYHFTLSNQEMEQINALDKNEKHDWY